AATTCGGTGTCACTTCAGGTTCATTACGTAGTCGAGGCAGGTGCGCACGCCCCAGGCGGACGCTCCCGCGGCCCAGACGCCCCATTCTTCCTTGTAGAAATCGACGCCCGCAATGTCGAGGTGCGCCCAGGGGATGCCCTTTTCCACAAACTCGTTCAGGAACATCGCGGCGAAAGTCGCTCCGCCGTAGCGTCCCGCTCCGTTGACCAGGTCGGCAAACTTCGACTTCAGGGTTTCTCCGATCTTTTCATCGTCCATGGGCAGACGCCACAGACGCTCTCCTCTTCTGCGTCCGGCGGCGAGCAGCGCGTCGCAGAGGGCGTCGTCCGTGGCGAACACCCCCGCCGTCCAGTTCCCCAGCGCCACGGCGCAGGCTCCGGTCAGGGTCGCCATATCCACGATCGCGTCGGGCTTCAGTTCGCTGGCCAAGCACAGAGCGTCCGCCAGCACAAGGCGTCCTTCGGCGTCGGTGTTGTCGATTTCTATCGTTTTGCCGTTGCGGGCCCGAATGATGTCGTCAGGGCGCAGAGCCGTGCCCGAGGGCATGTTTTCCGCCAGGGCGAGAATGCCGTGCACCTCCGCGGCAGGCGCGAGGGCGGCGACTCCCTGCATTATCCCGATGACGTTGCAGGCGCCGGTCTTGTCGCATTTCATTGTTTTGATATAGTCCGCGGGCTTCAGGTCCAGTCCTCCGCTGTCGAAGGTTATTCCCTTGCCCACGAAAACGACTTTCTTTTTCGCCTTCCCCCTGGGCTTCCAGGTCAGATGAATCAGGCGCGACGGCGTTTTCGAGCCCTGCCCCACGGCCAGCAGAGCGCCCATCTTCTCGGTTTCCAGCTTTTTTTCGTCCCAGATCTCGCAGGACAGGCCCTGTTTTTTGGCGAAGGCGGCGACATATTCCGCAAGCGTCAGGGGATTGACCACGTTGCCCGGTTCGTTGGCCAGGCTGCGGGCTGTTTTCTGAGCCGCGGCGAAGGTTCTGCCGATTCCGGTCTGCGCCTCCCAGTCCTTCGACAGGGTGGAGCCGGGGACGAAAACCTCACTCAGAGAAAATTCGTTTTCGTTCTCCCGGGCGCTTTTGTCCTGATTCGCCTTCCCTTTATACTTGTTGAAAACATAGCCGCAGAGCTCAACGGCCTCTCCCAAAAGAATTTCTTCCTCGCGTCCCTTCTTTTCGGTCAGAATCAGGACGGATTCGTTATGTTCCCGCCCAATTCTGCGCAGAGCCCCGGCGAGGCTGTCTCGCAGACGGGCGGAGGTGCAGTCTTCATCTCCGCCAAGCCCCGCCAGGTAAAGGCTTTCAACATTTCCGCCGAACAGGGGGACCTTCACCAGACTGCCCTTTTTGCCCAGAAAATCCTTCCGCTTCACAAGGGCCTTCACCTGGGACTTCCAGGCGGACGCGACCTCGCACTTTTTGCAGTCCTCTTCCGTCATCAGAACCAGTACGGCGCTTCCTTTCCATTGGTCGGGATTCTCTGCCGCCCGAAGTTCAATCCCGGCCTGTTTCGTTTCCAGTTCCAGTTTTATTTTTTCCATTTTCATTTCCACCTTTTGACAATCGCAATCAGCGCTTCCCCAATGGTTAAATTATAGCGGATTGCGTACTCGTTTACTAAAAAAGACGCTTTCCGCCCGCAAGAAAAACGGGCGGCTTTTGGCCGCCCGTTCGTCACACTGTTCAGATCACCGACAGATCACTGAGCGGTCAGGGGGATTTTGTCCTCGCCCGCCAGACGCTGGTACGAGGCGTAACGCGCCTTCGCCTCTTCTTCGGACTTCTGGAAGAGGGCCTCCGCAACCTCCGGGAACTGACGCTGCAGGGCAGCGTAGCGCACTTCGCTGAGCAGAAAGTCCCGGAACGAAGCGGTGGGTTTTTTGGAGTCCAGAGAGAAGGGGTTCTTCCCCGCCTGCCTCAGCTGCGGATTGTGGCGATACAGCGACCAGTATCCGGCCTCCACGGCGCGGCGCTCCTGCTCCTGAGACTTGCCCATCCCGGCCACCAGACCGTGGTTGATGCAGGGGCAGTAGGCGATGACCAGCGAGGTTCCGGGATACCGGTCCGCCTCCAGGAAGGTTTTGAGAGTGTGGCTCTTATCCGCTCCCATGGCGGTTTGTCCCACGTAGATATTGCCGTAGGTGACCGCCATCAGGCCCAGGTCCTTTTTGCCCGTCCGCTTGCCTCCGGCGTTGAATCCCGCCACGGCCGCGGTGGGCGTCGCCTTGGAGGACTGTCCGCCCGTATTGGAGTACACTTCGGTATCCAGCACCAACACGTTGACGTCCTCTCCCGCCGCCAGAACGTGATCCAGCCCGCCGTAGCCGATGTCGTAGGCCCAGCCGTCCCCTCCCACAATCCACAGGGAGCGTTTGACCAGGAAATCCCGACGCTCCCAGATGCGGTTGAGGGCCTCGTCCGAGCCCTTCTCCTTCTCCAGAAGCTCCGACAGACGGTCGGCCCGGGCGCGGGTTCCCTCCACCTCCAGACGGAGATCCAGCCAGTCCGTCATGGCGGTTTTCAGATCCTGGGAGAGGTTCCCCAGCGTGAGAGCTTCCCGGACTTCTCCGGCCAGTCGCTCGCGATTCTGGGTCGCTCCCATGTGGATGCCGAATCCGTACTCTCCGCAGTCCTCGAACAGCGAATATCCATAAGCGGGGCCGTGTCCGCGATCGTTCTTCCGGTAGGCCATGGAGGGGAAGCTCCCTCCCCAGACGGCCGAACAGCCCGCCGTGTTCACGACCACCATGCGATCCCCGAAGAGCTGAGTCAACAGTTTGACGTAAGGCGTTTCTCCGCAGCCGGCGCAGGCTCCGCTGAACTCCAGCAGAGGACGCACAAACTGGCTGCCCTTCACGCTCTGAGTCTGTTTTTCCGGCAGTTCCTTGCAGGAAATGTGGCTGTCAGCGAAGTCCCAGAGGGGCGCTGCCGTGTCGCGGACTTCGTTCAGAGGTTTCATGACCAGCGCCTTGTTTTTGGCGGGGCAGGCCTCCACACATCCGCCGCAGCCGGTGCAGTCCAGGGAGGAAATCGCCAGATGGAACTTTTTCCCCTCGAACCCCGTGGCGGGAAGCGTCTGCAGGTCCGCGGGAGCGCCCTTCAGCTCGTTTTCATCGGCCAGAAGCGGACGGAGAACGGCGTGAGGGCAGATAAAGGCGCACTGATTGCACTGGAGGCAATTTTCGGATTTCCAGACCGGCACCCGAACCGCGATGCCCCGTTTCTCCCACCGGGTCGTTCCCAGGGGGAAGAAGCCGCTTTCGTAGCCTTTGAAGGTGCTGACGGGCAGATCGTCGCCCTTTTGACGGAGGACGCTGTCCATGATGACGTCCACGAAAAAGCCCCTTTTCGGTTTTTCCTCCGGGGCGGAATCCTGCGCGTTCTTCCAGGTCGGGGGGACGGAGAAGAGCTTCACGTCGCTGACGCCGCGATCGATGGCGGCGTGGTTCATGTCCACGACCTTCTGCCCCTGCTTTCCGTAGGAGTCCACGACGGCGTCCTTCAGGTATTTGACGGCCTCTTCTACGGGGAGAATGTGGGCCAGCCTGAAGAAGGCCGCCTGCATGATCATGTTGATCCGTCCGCCCAGCCCAAGCTCCTGCGCGATTTTCACGGCATCGACGGTGTAGAACTCCACCTCGTTTTCGGCGATGAAGCGCTTCATGGCGGCGGGCAGACGTTCTTCCAGCTCCGCGGCGGACCAGGAGCAGTTCAGCAGGAATTTCCCGCCCCGCTTCAGACCCTCCAGAAGATCGTAAAGGCCCACGTAGGCCTCGTTGTGACAGGCGATAAAGTCGGCTCTGTCGATGTAGTAGGAGGACAGAATGGGAGAGCGGCCGAAACGCAAATGAGAGATGGTGACGCCGCCGGATTTTTTGGAATCGTAGGCGAAATAGGCCTGCGCGTACATATCCGTGTGGTTTCCGATGATTTTGATGGCGCTTTTGTTCGCTCCCACGGTTCCGTCGGACCCCAGTCCCCAGAACTTGCAGGCGATGGTGCCTTCCGCCGCCGTATCCACCACCTCGGAGGGGCGGGGCAGGGAGGTGTCGCAGACGTCATCCACGATCCCCACCGTGAAACTGTTTTTGGGGGCGCTCTGCTTCAGGTTCTCGAAAACGGCGAAGGCCATGGAGGGGTTGAAATCCTTCGAGCCGATGCCATAGCGGCCTCCGACGACGACGGGAGCGCCGGCATGTCCGCAGAAGGCGCTCCGGACGTCCTGGTAAAGGGGCTCGCCCGCGGCGGCGTTTTCCTTGGTGCGGTCGAGAACCGCTATTTTTTTGACCGTGGAAGGGATCACCTTCAGAAGGCGCTCCGGGACAAAGGGACGAAAAACGTGCACCGTCACCAGCCCGACCTTCTCGCCACGGGCGGAAAGCCAGTCCACCACCTCCGTCAGGGCGGTGCAGCTGGACCCCATGGAGATGACCACCCGCTCGGCGTCGGGAGCGCCGTGATAATTGAAGAAACCGTAGTCTCTGCCGGTCAGCCGGTTGATTTCACCCATGTAATGATCGATTGTTTCCGGAAGGGCGCGATACCAGGGATTGACGGACTCCCGAAGCTGGAAGAACACGTCCGGGTTCACCGTGGAGCCCCTCAGCTCGGGGTGGTCGGGGTTCAGTGCGTTGTCCCGGAAGTGTTTCACCGCGTCCCAGTCCACCAGCGCCCTCAGCTCTTCGTCCTCCAGCACTTCAATCTTCTGAATTTCGTGAGAGGTGCGGAACCCGTCCATAAAGTGGAGAAACGGCACCCTTGAGCGGATGGCGCAGAGATGGGCGACCGCCCCCAGGTTCATGGCGTCCTGGACGCTGCTGGAGGCGAGAATGGCAAAACCCGTCTGCCGAACCGCCATCACGTCCTGGTGTTCTCCGAAAATGCTCCACGCGTTGTTGGCCAGAGATCGCGCGGCCACGTGAAAAACGGCCGGCAGCAGCTCCCCCGCCGTGCGGTACATGCTGGGGATCATCAGCAGAAGCCCCTGGGAGGCCGTGTAGGTGGTGGCGTAAGCCCCTCCCTGCAGGGCGCCGTGCACAACCGCCGACGCTCCACCCTCGGACTGCATCTCGATCACCCGAACCGGCTGTCCGAAAAAGTTTTTCTTCCCGTGGGCCGCCCATTCGTCGATCAGCTCCGCCATGGGAGACGAGGGCGTGATCGGGAAAATCCCCGCCACTTCCGTAAAACCATATGAAACATACGCCGCAGCCGTGTTACCATCCATCGTTTCCATTCGACGTTTTGACATGATAGCTCCTTTATCCCTTTCAATCATCAGATTCATCATTCAGACAGATAATCAGTAACGATTTGCGACTTCTTCGCCCACGACGCCTCGAACGACGTACACGTTGTTGGGAGGGCAGCCCGGCACGAAGGTTCCCCGCTTCTCCAGCTGACGGGTGCAGATTCCCACCAGGACGACCCGGTCTTTGGGCACATCCGGAGGAAGTTTGGACTCGTCCAGCGGACCGCAGACGATGCATTTGCCTTTGAGGTTTGACTCCAGATTCTGGCTCTTCATGTCCATAATGGCGCTGATCACCGTGTTGCGGCACCCTGTGCAGGCCCCTTCGTCCATCAGGAGGTCGAAGGGCGGCAGACCCTCGATTTTCGTCTCCGAAGCCCGCAGAAACCGCCGTTCCACCTGCGAAACCGGAACGCCCCGAATTTCGATTTTCGAGAGGTCCATCTCCCCCAGCCCGCGCGCGGCGGCCCGAACGGTGATCGGCACGTCCTTCGGGTCATAGCCCATGATGCGCCCCCCAACGGCGTCCGCCGCCACCATGTCCTTCGAGGCGACGATCAGCCCCATGGGCACCGGCGTGCCGAATATGGGCCCCAGCCCCTCCTGTCCCCAGGTGCCGTCGATGACCGTCAGAACGGGCCTGAACGTCGTGATCAGATCCACCACGCCCTCCAGAACGCCGTAACGGTGGAAGTCCTTCTTGTGGGCGTCGCTGATCAGGCCCTTGATATTTTTCAGGCCCAGGGTGACCTCCGTCTGATCATGGGTTTTCAGCACAGGCACGCTGATGATGGCGTCCGCTTTTTTCACCGGCTCCCAGGTTTTCATCTCGCCGAAAACCTTCCAGCCGGCGGGGACGGAAACCGTCACGGGAGGAGTCTGCTTCAGGTCCACAACCTTGTAGCCCTGTTTGCGAAGCAGGTCGTATTCCGTTTTTTCGATGACCTTTTCGGTATCGACGCCCGCCGCCGAGGACTCCGCGATAATCGGCTCCGCCCCGCGTTCCCTCACCAGGTCCGCCACGGCTTTCGCCGCCTCCCAACGGGTCACCGCTCCCGAAAGGCGCTCCGAGGGAACGGCGACGAAGTTAGGCTTAACAATGACGGTATACCCGGGCTTCACGATGTCGTCGATTCCGCCGATTTCGCGAATGGCCTCCCGTACCGCCGCCGCCACGCTTCTTTCGTCGTCTCCGGAAGTTTTGACAATGGAAACGATACTCATAACACTTCCCCTCCTGCAGCGAATTTTATCACTACTGACCGGCACCCCCAAAGGACGACGCCTCTTCCCCCGTGAACCGTCTCCTTCCTCCGTTTTTTGTGAACAATAATGTAGTAATAATATAACAGAAAACTGGCAATCCATTAATATTTAATCCTGCAGATGCCCTCACCTTCCCGTGAGGAACGCGACCCGTATTAAAGTGATATAATACCCTGCATTGCGAAATTCAGGAGACAGAGCCCACTGTGCTCCCAAAACGGAAAACGCAGCGGGGTTTTGACAATTCT
Above is a genomic segment from Synergistaceae bacterium containing:
- a CDS encoding leucyl aminopeptidase, whose amino-acid sequence is MEKIKLELETKQAGIELRAAENPDQWKGSAVLVLMTEEDCKKCEVASAWKSQVKALVKRKDFLGKKGSLVKVPLFGGNVESLYLAGLGGDEDCTSARLRDSLAGALRRIGREHNESVLILTEKKGREEEILLGEAVELCGYVFNKYKGKANQDKSARENENEFSLSEVFVPGSTLSKDWEAQTGIGRTFAAAQKTARSLANEPGNVVNPLTLAEYVAAFAKKQGLSCEIWDEKKLETEKMGALLAVGQGSKTPSRLIHLTWKPRGKAKKKVVFVGKGITFDSGGLDLKPADYIKTMKCDKTGACNVIGIMQGVAALAPAAEVHGILALAENMPSGTALRPDDIIRARNGKTIEIDNTDAEGRLVLADALCLASELKPDAIVDMATLTGACAVALGNWTAGVFATDDALCDALLAAGRRRGERLWRLPMDDEKIGETLKSKFADLVNGAGRYGGATFAAMFLNEFVEKGIPWAHLDIAGVDFYKEEWGVWAAGASAWGVRTCLDYVMNLK
- the nifJ gene encoding pyruvate:ferredoxin (flavodoxin) oxidoreductase; this translates as MSKRRMETMDGNTAAAYVSYGFTEVAGIFPITPSSPMAELIDEWAAHGKKNFFGQPVRVIEMQSEGGASAVVHGALQGGAYATTYTASQGLLLMIPSMYRTAGELLPAVFHVAARSLANNAWSIFGEHQDVMAVRQTGFAILASSSVQDAMNLGAVAHLCAIRSRVPFLHFMDGFRTSHEIQKIEVLEDEELRALVDWDAVKHFRDNALNPDHPELRGSTVNPDVFFQLRESVNPWYRALPETIDHYMGEINRLTGRDYGFFNYHGAPDAERVVISMGSSCTALTEVVDWLSARGEKVGLVTVHVFRPFVPERLLKVIPSTVKKIAVLDRTKENAAAGEPLYQDVRSAFCGHAGAPVVVGGRYGIGSKDFNPSMAFAVFENLKQSAPKNSFTVGIVDDVCDTSLPRPSEVVDTAAEGTIACKFWGLGSDGTVGANKSAIKIIGNHTDMYAQAYFAYDSKKSGGVTISHLRFGRSPILSSYYIDRADFIACHNEAYVGLYDLLEGLKRGGKFLLNCSWSAAELEERLPAAMKRFIAENEVEFYTVDAVKIAQELGLGGRINMIMQAAFFRLAHILPVEEAVKYLKDAVVDSYGKQGQKVVDMNHAAIDRGVSDVKLFSVPPTWKNAQDSAPEEKPKRGFFVDVIMDSVLRQKGDDLPVSTFKGYESGFFPLGTTRWEKRGIAVRVPVWKSENCLQCNQCAFICPHAVLRPLLADENELKGAPADLQTLPATGFEGKKFHLAISSLDCTGCGGCVEACPAKNKALVMKPLNEVRDTAAPLWDFADSHISCKELPEKQTQSVKGSQFVRPLLEFSGACAGCGETPYVKLLTQLFGDRMVVVNTAGCSAVWGGSFPSMAYRKNDRGHGPAYGYSLFEDCGEYGFGIHMGATQNRERLAGEVREALTLGNLSQDLKTAMTDWLDLRLEVEGTRARADRLSELLEKEKGSDEALNRIWERRDFLVKRSLWIVGGDGWAYDIGYGGLDHVLAAGEDVNVLVLDTEVYSNTGGQSSKATPTAAVAGFNAGGKRTGKKDLGLMAVTYGNIYVGQTAMGADKSHTLKTFLEADRYPGTSLVIAYCPCINHGLVAGMGKSQEQERRAVEAGYWSLYRHNPQLRQAGKNPFSLDSKKPTASFRDFLLSEVRYAALQRQFPEVAEALFQKSEEEAKARYASYQRLAGEDKIPLTAQ
- a CDS encoding DUF362 domain-containing protein, which codes for MSIVSIVKTSGDDERSVAAAVREAIREIGGIDDIVKPGYTVIVKPNFVAVPSERLSGAVTRWEAAKAVADLVRERGAEPIIAESSAAGVDTEKVIEKTEYDLLRKQGYKVVDLKQTPPVTVSVPAGWKVFGEMKTWEPVKKADAIISVPVLKTHDQTEVTLGLKNIKGLISDAHKKDFHRYGVLEGVVDLITTFRPVLTVIDGTWGQEGLGPIFGTPVPMGLIVASKDMVAADAVGGRIMGYDPKDVPITVRAAARGLGEMDLSKIEIRGVPVSQVERRFLRASETKIEGLPPFDLLMDEGACTGCRNTVISAIMDMKSQNLESNLKGKCIVCGPLDESKLPPDVPKDRVVLVGICTRQLEKRGTFVPGCPPNNVYVVRGVVGEEVANRY